The DNA window AGCTCCCTTAGCTACTGAGGACAATCACCAGCAGAGAGAGCGGGGGTCGGGGTCGAGGGAGAGAACAAGTGGCTCAGTCTATTACGGGACGGGTCAAGAGAGAGGCGGAAGCGAGTTGAATACCAAGGGAGTCAGGATTCTCGCCTTGGGTGGGTTAGTTCTTAGTCTGGCAATGCTCTACTACGGCACTTTGAGTCTTTGCCCCAACGAACAACTTTTTCCCGAGCCACATTGCAACCTGCATGACACCTTCCTGTATGGATCTCAGTTTTTCTGGACTCTCCTTACACTCCTCTGCATCGGCTCTTTGGCACTAACTCTCCGCCGACCGAAGACCACGCAGAGTGGAACACTCATCCCCCAGGGTGAAGCAAGCAAATGAATCCCTCGACGAAGCAGAGCCCAGAACTTGCCTGTCCAACCCCACTCAAACTACTTGACCGTTCTTACGAGTAGGCGTATAACCAGCGACGACAAGTGCAAGAACTTGGCGTAGTGGCGATGAGGAAAGCTGCACTTGTCTCGGTGATTGCGGTGGTCTTTCTGATAGGCTCGGCCTTAGGATTTTACTTTCTCTTCCCGTTGACTTCACATCAGACGTACGTGCTGGCATTTGCTCAGAGTGGTGCGTGCTCACCTCCCGCGTATGGCGTCCCGTGGGCCGTCGCTCTCAACGGCCACACAACCATAGCAGTACCGTCGAACGCCTCACTCCCCGTGCCGAACACCGAGATTCGAGCGTCTCCAAATTTCAAGAATTTCTCAGTGATTTGGTTCCATGTCTCCGATGGGGTCTACACCTACGTGGTGTCGCCCAGCGCCTTCTTCCCAGGTGGAACTGCGACTGTCAACGGCGCAGACACAATCGTCACCGTCTCTGGGCCTTTCTTAAGCTGCACGACGAGCATTGCGAAATGAGTGCAGTTCAACCCCATCAAAACTCACAGGCTATCTCAGGCCGAACACTGGTGAGAATGTATATCACGGCCCAGGACGCAACAGAATCTGGTTCAGAGATTGAGGCCTAGAAACAAGGCCGTCATCATGGTAGTAGTGTTCGCTCTCGCCGCGGCGTTCTTTCTTCCCGTCTTCCCCAGCGACTTTAGCACTTCGCGGACGATTACCTGCAGCACTCCGTTCCCATGCCACTGGATCGAAGCCGGCCGAGTTACTCCCCAAGGCAGGGCGACCTATCACGTCTACTCTTCCCTAACCAGTTACACTTGGGCCTTAGGATGGGGCCTTCAATGCTCCTCTGACATCGGGGGCTGCTGGCTAGGCAACCCGAATGCTTAGTTGCGAGGATGGGACTCCCACTGTCCCATTTGGTCAGAATCGGCCACCACCACCAAAACTGCCTAGGCCGTTCTCAAGAGTAGGCGTAAATCCAACACTGAGATTCGACCTCTGACATGAGACGCAGGACGCGGGCGCTGGTCGTGGGACTGATCATTGTTGCGGTAGGCAGTTTTTTCTTCGCGCCGGTGGTGTTCTGGTTCGCCTCAGGAAGTCAATACCCAGCTGAGATCTCGGTCCCCTCGACAGTTTGGCCTGTGTATCACTCACTCGGATGCTACTTCACAGGCGTCGGAGATTGGTATGCGCCACACTGGTCTGGCTTCGGATTCGGATGCCAAACTCCCGCAGTTCTGTAGTCTTCTGGAATCTCAAAACCAGGCCGGGCCGTCCAACCCAACGTAAACTGCCTAGGCCAAATACGGCCGACGTCTGGAATCAAGGTCGAAGGGCAATAACAAATCACTGACATCAATTCAGGACTCTTCGAAAGACAAATAATCATCGCCAAGCTCATTCGTCTCAATGAAAAAGCATGCAATTGTCGCAATTGTGATTCTCCTATTCATAGTCGTTGAACCAGTAGTTCTCCCCGCTCAAGCCGCTCAAGCGACGACCCTCATCGTCCAAGTCCCTCCCACAGTCCATATCGGGAGCTGGGTCAACCTGTCAGCGCGGCTGACTCTTACTAACGGGAATCCCATCGAAGGTGGGTGGATTACCTGGTATGTCGATGGGCAGGAGTCAGCTGCGGGCCTAACCGACTCGACTGGCTACGCGAGGATGGCCCTCGGGAATCTGCACCTTTCGACAGGAACGCATACTGTTTCGGCTGTCTCCAACGCGACCTCCGCCTATGCCTCCGCCCAAGCACAAGCGGCAATGACGGTGCTTGAAGCATCGACGACCACCCAAACAAGCCAGACAACGACTTTGCCATCTTCTACAGGCGGTAACCAGGTTGGGTCTGCACCTTCCGCTGGCCTGAGCGAAGATGCTTTGGCTCAGTCCATCGCCATAGTAATCGCTGGAGTTTGCGTTGGTCTTGGAGTCTTCTTCGGCAGCCGGACAAAGAGACAGACTGTCTGACGCGAAACTCCATCAAATCATGGTGGCATCCAACGCCACCAAACTGCTAGGTCAAATCTAACCGTTCCCTTACGCGCTCGATTCCAGCTTGCGTCGCCCCTCATCTGTAATCTGGTATACGAAGGGCTTGGTCGCGACATTTCGTCTCACAAGGCCCAGCTCAAACAACTCCTTCATCAGTCTCGCCGTGTGCTCGCGGGACTTCTTGAGAGCATCAGTAAGCTGACGCGTATTCTTTGTGCCTTCGGCTAGCTGTCTCAATGTCGCCAACTGCGTCTGATCGAGCACCAGCTTTGCCTCCGGGGGCGTCTCAGGCGGCTGTCCAGGCTCCGGCTCCGGTTCTGGCGTGGGGGGTGGCTGAGGGGACTCTGGTGCCGGTTCCGGCTGTGATGACTGTGACCTTTGTGATTTCTGTTGTGACTCGGGCTGTTGCACGGCTCGGGGTTGGGCTTCGACATCACTTGATTCCTCCTCGGGTTGTGACATTTGAGGTGCTGCGGGCGGAGTCGAAGGCTGAACCATAGGTTCCGGGGGTGGCGGCTGGGTCATGACTCGCGCCTGGACGACTTCCATCCTCCCCATCATGTCGAGTATCCGCTCGTCCTGCTTTCTCATCCTCTGCTCAAGGGCGTCCCAAAGGTCATGGCCAAGGTCGGAGGAGCCAGCGATCTTCTGCGAAAGCTGTCTGTACCTGACCAGGAGGCCGAAAGCGAGGGCGACAAAGAAGGCAGAAGTCACAAGAAGCGCAATAGTAGTCGCGTCGTCCAGCAGGGCCATCGGGCGTGACATCATTCGAAGTTGTGATATAAGCGTGACCCCACGTGATGAGCCTCGCCGCCTCTCATGCGATTCCCTCTCTCCTTTGAGGTGTGATTGCTTTCTCTGCGTGATGGCGTCACAAGATGATGCGGTCCAAAAGGGCTCCAAGGACTTGGATGAAGCGGTCCTGATCATATTCGGAGAGTTCTTTGGCGCCGACGCCGACCAACTCGAACAATTTGCGGACTTCCTCCACCTTTACGACGCCCAGCTGCATGCCGATTAGAACAGTAACGAGCGACTCTCTGATGTTTGTGCGGGCCTGGGTCAGGGTCCGATAGTAGGAACCTATGGTCAGGGGCTTCTCTTCTCCTTTGGTCCGGCCCGATGAAGCGATTGAAGCAGCATCTCGAAACCTGATCTCTCCTGAAGCGACGCGCATGTATCCTATCAACGACTCCAACTGCCGGGATGTAAGGGAAGACTCTTTCACCAGACGTTCGGGTAAGCTCATGGCTTCGCCTCTCCTTGTCCGCCAATTAAGTATTAACCAACCCAAATTCACCTTTTCCGAAAAACCCTGACCTCCCGCGATTACTATAAAATAATAGTGAAACCAACCCACAAACAATTCAAAAATCTGCAAGAGCCACGGGGAGCGCATGAGACGCTATCTTATCTACCTCAAAAGACAGACGAGCGGGTGAGATAGATGGGTAGGAGACGCAAGAAAACACTTCGAGTTATCCACCGGACGCTGCCCAAGGTCTTCGCCTGCCCTCGATGTGGTATGACAACGATTCGAATCACATCCGACCAGGACGAGGAGTCACAAGATTTCGTCTTCAAGGTCACATGTGGGAACCCGAACTGTCCCCTCCACGCAGGCAGGGAGCTGAGGTACCCGTTCAAGCGAGCCGACATCGACGTCTACAACACCTTCGTCGACGACTACGCCAAAGCCGGGGCCTGAATTGATCTCTCTGGGACCAGTTGAGAAACGCATTCTCCATGAGACGAAGAAAGGCCCAATCGTCGCAGCTCTGATAGACCCGGAAGACTTCTCTCCAAAACAGGCGGCTGAGACTGCTGGAAAGGCGATTGCAGCCGGGGCCTCGCTGATTCTGGTCGGAGGGTCGACTCTAGCCAACCAAACCCGGCTCGACGCGGTGGTCAGGGCTATTCAAGGTCACAAGACGTCACAGAAAGGTCACAAGTCACAGGCTCAAATCCCGGTCGTTCTATTCCCCGGAAACATCACAGGCGTCTCACGCTACGCTGACGCCATCCTCTTCAGCAGTCTCCTTAACTCGA is part of the Candidatus Bathyarchaeia archaeon genome and encodes:
- a CDS encoding geranylgeranylglyceryl/heptaprenylglyceryl phosphate synthase — encoded protein: MISLGPVEKRILHETKKGPIVAALIDPEDFSPKQAAETAGKAIAAGASLILVGGSTLANQTRLDAVVRAIQGHKTSQKGHKSQAQIPVVLFPGNITGVSRYADAILFSSLLNSTNPYFIIGAQALGAVEVHRTGIESIPMAYLVFGNGSATSFIGQVNGFPLSKPNLAVIYSLAARYLGMRTLYLE